The Longimicrobiaceae bacterium region GAGGGTGCCGAGGACGCGGAACATGGCGAAGGCCGGCGAAGGGGCGACCTGCACCGGCGGCGGCGGCGCGGGGACGGCCTCGCCCGGCATCCGGTACCGCCCCGCGGGGCGCCTGCGGTCCGGGCGGAAGGGGTCGCGCGCGACCGCCGCGAGGACCGTGGCCTCGGAGCGGTCGCCGCTTCGCGAGGCGAAGACCGGCAGGGGACGAGCAGCGGCAGCGGACATCGGGTCACCCATGGGTTCGAATCGGTGCGCTTCGACGGATACGCGGACACAGAGCGCAACCGAGAGCACGAGCAGCCCGAACGCCAGGACGTCGGGGCGTGTCCAGAAGGATCTCATGGCCGGCTCTCCCCTTCCTCCGCCGACGGCTCCCGGGGGGCCGCCAGCGTGAAGCCGCTCACGCTCATCTCGAACGACAGGACCTCCGGCATGTCGGCGTTCACCGCCCCCCAGGCCGGCTCCGAGCGGCCCCCCTCGATGCGGAGGCGCTCCACGTGGACGAGCTGGGGCCCCGTCTCCAGCAGGTGGAGCAGCGTCAGCACCCCTTCCAGGTCCGACTCGCCGGAGAGCCGCAGGGGGATGGCCGTGATCCCTCCCCCCGCCGGGCGGGGCGGCTCCAGCTCCATCCGCTTCGCGCGGACCGCCCCGATGCGGGCGAGGCGCCGGACGTAGGTGGCGAAGTGCGGGCCCGCCGCGCCGACGTCCTCCCCGGGGACGAGCCGCTTCGCTTCTTCCAGGAGGAGCTCCGCGCCGGCCTCGAACTCCTCCGGGTACGCCCGGGCCGCGACCAGGAGGTCCCTTTCGCGGAGCAGGAGCGAGCGCTCCGCCTCCAGCCGGGTCTCGGCCTGGTCGAGGGCGCGGAGGTACGGGCCGACCGCGAAGACCCAGAGCAGCGCGGGGACGAGGAGCAGCGCCCCCAGGCGGAGGGCCCGGCGGTCGCGGGCGGAAAGCGCGGGCCAGGTCATGGCGTGCTCCGCGAAGGGGCGGAGCGGGGCGGCTCCTCCAGCGAGGCCGCCACGTCGAACCGCTCGCCCGCGTCGTCCGAGTCCCAGCGCAGCGGGGCGGCGAGCGCCACCCGGTCGAAGCGGGGCGACGCCTGCAGCGCGGGGACCACCCCCGAGGCCGACCGGGCGAGCCCGCCCAGGCGGAGGCCGGTGCTGTCGGCCGTCAGGGCCTGGAGGTACGCCGAGTCGGGGAGCGCCTGGGCGAGCGCGGCGAACTGCGGAGTCCAGCGGGGAGCCTTCTCCTCCAGCTCCGCCAGGGTCTCCAGGCGCATGCGCAGCCCGTTTACGGACTCC contains the following coding sequences:
- a CDS encoding PilN domain-containing protein — its product is PEAQRAAAARRIRQRAVAFLSASVVVLLLSAGVHLWGVRRELELVQSRRAAIADAVADAQRARESVNGLRMRLETLAELEEKAPRWTPQFAALAQALPDSAYLQALTADSTGLRLGGLARSASGVVPALQASPRFDRVALAAPLRWDSDDAGERFDVAASLEEPPRSAPSRSTP
- a CDS encoding GspMb/PilO family protein; protein product: MTWPALSARDRRALRLGALLLVPALLWVFAVGPYLRALDQAETRLEAERSLLLRERDLLVAARAYPEEFEAGAELLLEEAKRLVPGEDVGAAGPHFATYVRRLARIGAVRAKRMELEPPRPAGGGITAIPLRLSGESDLEGVLTLLHLLETGPQLVHVERLRIEGGRSEPAWGAVNADMPEVLSFEMSVSGFTLAAPREPSAEEGESRP